The sequence below is a genomic window from Malassezia restricta chromosome IV, complete sequence.
CGTAAATTACAATCCTCAAAGGGGGCTTCCATAACAAAAGCGCTAGGCCAACCCGCACGGGTCCAACTCGCATGATCGCTCGCACCATAATGCAGTTTCGTGTGCACCATAGGAATGTCAGAATAATGCTTCGCTAGAAGCTCGAGAAATTGAGTAAGCTTGGGTGATACATAGTCTGTAACCAGTCCGAATCGTTCCTTTGTGTCGCTTTTGACATAGGCTGTCATGTCTTGCTGCATCATGGCATAGACTCGAATATGACGTCGGACATAgtcgtcgacgacggcctGACTCCCGAGCAGACCACCCTCTTCTGCAGAATACCAATGGAATTCAACATCGGATGCAGGTTTCCAGCCTGCCTTTCCCAGTGCACGAAGAGTTTCCAATAGAGTCACAGTGCCACTCCCATCGTCGTCTGCACCCGGCGCAGCAAACACAGGCACAAAATTCACACTATCCTGGTGAGCTCCTAGGATTGTAACTCCACGTTCCTCGGTCAAAGTCTCATTGCTTCCTTTGACATGCAGAATGATAGTACTCTGAGGCCACGGATGTTGAAAAACTTTGATCGATGTATGGGCCTCTAGCATGCCAGCGAGTAGCCCCACTTGACTTTGTAGCCATTTCTGGCTCAAATATCCAGTGTGGGAGCGATAGTAGCGAGTGAAAAAAGATGTGAGTTTCTTGAGATCAGAGCGGGGACCAGCCTCGCATACATATTGGAAGGCTCGCTCAAGTTCAGCATCAAAACGGACCTTGGTAGGATATGTCGGCGCCTCATCACCCTCGATGACTGCATGCACTTTTGTGTCCGTTACGTCGATAAATCGAATGCCTCTGTATCTGAGCCATGTCTTGTAGAGCTCAGGAACTCGCATGATGCGCCCATCAGATACTGCCGTTAGCTAACAATGGAACGCACGTTCTAAATGACGCATACTCCAAGATGTTAGGAGAGGAGCATTTCGGTATATTGTGTACTCTTCGTGGGAAATATTTGATTGTATCGTGTATGCTTGTTGCACACCCAATGGTGTGGATAGCACATAGGTGCTGAGTAGCACTAAAAGGGCTACGACGCGAACATACCACATGGTCCGAACCCTACCATGGTTCCTGGCTGGCCTGTGGCCCCATGTCGATTACCTCAGCATTCGGCTTAAAAAATTTTTGGCTGCCTGGTGCTTGGTttcgctcgcgacgcttTGCCTACCTCACAATGAAGCGCAGTAGCTCCTCGCCCGGTTCAGGCGAGTCACAGCGCAAACGCAAGGCATCGTCTTCAAATGAAGCAGTAGTTGCCCCAAATGTTGCTGCTAGGCCTCAGCTACCGACTTCGTTTCCTCGAGGTGGTGGTACTGGACTCACGCCAGTTGAATACCGTCAGTCTGTTCTTGAGGGTCGCAAAGAATCGGCTGCTACTGATGATCTGTTCCAAGAGTCTATGAGTGCATCTAAAAAGATGCGTGGTACAAAGCGCAAAAAAGAAAAAAAGGCTTTGGCAAAGGCTGAAGCATCAAAAGATCGAATTCGTGTCGAGCTTTTGAATTACAAGCGACTTTTGCCGGGAACCAAAATATTGTGTAATATTCAGGCTATTCATCCGCTAGCCCTCGTCGTGTCTATGTGCGATCAGATGCTTGGACATATCCCTGTAACGAGCGTTAGTGAGAAGCTCACGGAACGCCTCCAAAACGCTCTAGATCAGGATGACGAGGACAACGAAgaggaagacgaagaagacgaggatgaagaagacGGTCCACCTGAGCTTCCAGACATCTTTTCGGTTGGCCAGTGGGTGCGCGCGAGTGTTGAGTCTGTGACTTCAATTGGCTCGAAACGCCAGTGGGGAATGGGCCGTGAAGGCGGTGAATACGAAAGAGAAAGCCAACGCGTCCAATTAACGATGGAGCCCCGTATTGTGAATGAAGGTATTCGTGCAGATGATTTGAGTGAAGGTTACCTTTTATCCGCGACGGTGCAGAGCCGCGAGGACTACGGATACTCATTGGATTTGGGTGTGAGCGACGATGTGCATGGATTTATTCCGACCAAGGAGATTCTTCGCGTGGGTGCTGTTCTATTAGTCCAGGTGGCCTCGGTTGATGGACGAGCGGTTAAGTGTAAGCAAGTCCAACAggcagcgcctgctccCGTATCCACGCCTCCTTCACAAAGCGCGATTCTTCCTGGCTTGCCTGTCAAGGCTCTCATTACATCACATGTACCACAAGGACTTTGCGTGAAACTTTTCGGCATGTTAGATGGTACAATCGACTCGTTCCATCTGCCTCGTGATGTGGATGAGAAAGATCTAGCGCCTGGCAAGAAGGTGATCGCACGGGTGCTATGGAACATGCCCGGCGATTTTGAGCAAGCCCAAGAAGCGAGCGTAGATGCTGTCGGTGCTCGGCGAATTGGGCTTAGTTGCGCGCCTCATGTTTGCTCAATGGAAGCGCCGCTCGTGAATGCAAAGCCCCTCACGGAGGCGTTTCCCATCGGCACTCCGCTTCGTGTCCGTGTTGTGACGGTCTTCCGTGAGTGGGGTTTGGTGTGTCAGGTAATAGGCCACGATGTGGGTGCATTTGTACACATCTCCTTTGTATCTGACGAGCATGTAGATGCTCTCTCGGCAACTGCTGGCCCATGGTGCGTGGGTACAGAACACCAAGCTCGTGTCACGGGACACGCTCTGACGGACCGTTTGCTCATGATCAGTCTTCAGGCATCGGTCCTCGAAAAAGAGTTTATGCGTGTTAGTGAAGTGCCTCTTGGCCGTGTTGTGCGCGTCAGCATCCGGAAGGTCACGCCAAAAGCCATCTTTGTGCGCCTGAATGGTAATGTGGATGGTGTCGTATTCCCCTTGCACTTTTCAGACGTGCGCCTCACGCACCCTGAGAAAAAGTTCAAGCCGAATTTGGAGCTTAAAGCGCGCATTATCCACACAGATCCCATGCGCAACCGTATTGTGCTTTCTTTCAAACGCTCGCTTGTCACTTCTGAATTGCCGCTGGTTGCGCACATGAACGAGGCCAAAGTCGGTGTCATTACGAATGCCGTCGTGTTACGGCACTTGCAAGCGAGTATCCTGGTAGAGCTGGGTGGTACGCTTCGGGCAGTTATTCCCTTCTCCGAAGCGTCAGCCACGACCATGCTATCAGAacagctccagcagctttATCCTGCCGGTAAGGTTGTCAAGGTGCGCATCACCAAGGTCGAGCCAGAAACCGGACGCATCATGGCGAGTATCAAGCAGACATCGCCCGAATTCCTTCAGCACTTGAACGTGGAGGCTGTCCAAGTGGGTGAAAGTGTCAAGGCTCGCTTTGTCAGCGCACAGGACGGCGTGGCTATCACGTTGCTGGAGCCTTCCAGCACTCGTGCGCTGCTTGCCCTGTCAAacctcgctcagcagcgtAACACGACTGTGGATGAATTGGAAGCTTCGCTGGAAGAAGGggagctgctggaagaTTTGTATGTGGTCAGCAAGCATGCTGCCAAAGGATTTGTCGTGCTGAGTCATGAAAAGCCTGTATCCAAGAAACACATCCAGCCAGGGGACGTATACGAAGGCTGCGTTGTTCAGCGCCAGGATGAGCACCTGTTTTGCCATGTGGCCTTGAAGGGCACttcgtgccgcgcacgctTGCATATTACGGAATGCTTGGACGACTTAACCAAAGCGCGTCTCCCCGAGGTCGGTGAGCATGTTACTTGCtgcgtgctgcgtgccCGCAAGGGAGGTAACGAAGCAGACGTTTCTATTCGTCCATCGCGACTCACTTCCGATGCTCAAGTAAAGGATCCTGCTATTGGCTCGTCTGACCAACTGGAAGCTGGTATGCACCTTCACGGCATTGTCAAGGCCATCACCAATCATGGTGTGTACGTTGCACTTGGACCACACACCGACGGACGTGTTATGATCAAGGAGCTCTTTGACGAATATATCAAGGACTTCCGGAGCCAATTCCATGTGGGAGAATGCGTGCGGGGTACAGTGCTGCATGTTGAGCCGAATGGCCAGGTGGAAATGAGTCTCAAAAAGAGCCGTCTCGGCCAGGCGGTGGTCCAGGATGTGTTTGCTGATCTGCAAGTGGGACAAAAAGTTGCGGCCCGTGTTCGTGCCACAGCAGAGTATGGTGTATTCTTGAAGATCGATGGCACGGACATCAGTGGGCTGTGCCACAAGAGCGAATTATCTGATAATAAAACATCTGATGCAGTCCGTGCATTCGCCGTGGGTGACCGGGTCAAGGCCGTCATTCTCAAATTAGATCATGAGAAAAAGCGTATCTCGTTCGGGTTGAAGCCCTCATATTTTGCCGACGAAGACTTtgacgatgaagaagacgagCAAGAGGAGGACAgtgacgaagaagatgaggatgatgaagacgatgatgaagacgatgaagaggaagaagtCGCACACAGTCTTGTTGATGATGAAGCAGAGGATGAGGACGAAGACGGAGATGAAGATGAAGACGAGAATGGGGACGAAGACGGAGAGgatgatgaagacgaggatAATGAAGACTTGGTCGACTTGATggacgatgaagacgatgacgaagacAGCATGGATGATGACGTCGACGAAAGTATGGGAGACCTCGACCCAAATGACGACGTTACTAAGAATCATGTTGATGAGGCCGAATCAGATGGCGATGATGGCGATGATGCCCTGCCTGCTCGGTCTATTCAAGAAGGTTTTCGTTGGGGTGCACCGGAGCAAGAGTCGGAAGACGATTCGGACGAGGATGAGCTGGACAAGTCCACTCGTCCAGCAAAAAAGGCCAAGTCGGACGACATCACCGCTGACCTCTCGGCCAAGAAGCTCGACTCTGCCACAGACTTTGAGCGAGTGTTGTTAGGGTCGCCGAACAGTTCCTACCTTTGGATCCAGTTTATGACTTTCTATCTACAACTTGGTGATGTGGACAAGGCGCGTCAAGTGGCGAGGCGTGCCATCAAGGTCATTCATTATCGTGAGGAGCAGGAAAAGCTGAATGTATGGATGGCCCTCCTGAACATTGAAAATTTGTACGGCTCGCCAGAGACGCTAGACGCCGTTTTCAAGGAGGCTGTGTTGTGCAATGATGCACTGGAAGTACATATGCGCCTCCTGTCAATCTTTGAGCACGGTGATAAGGTagacgaggcgctggctctTTTCCCGCGCACCGCGAAAAAGTTTGGCTTTGTGCCCGACGTTTGGATCCGGTGGTACGAATTTCTTTTGCAGCACGAGAGAAGCGATGacgcacatgcgctcgtcTCTCGCAGTCTTCAAAGCCTCGATCGTACAAAGCATCTCCGGGCTCTCACAGCGTATGCCTTGGCAGAGTACAAGCTAGGCGACGTTGAACATGCCCGGACATTGTTTGAAACTCTCGTGGAGCGGTATCCTAAACGATCCGATCTGTGGTGGCAGTACGTCGACCAGGAAGTGCGCTTGGAGAACATAGAGGGTGCGCGTTCGCTGATGGAgcggtgcctcgtcgcccGGAAGCACACCACAAAGCAAATCAAGGCCCTCCTCCAGAAATGGCTTGTCATCGAGAAACGCATCGGTGACCAAGCAGGCGTCCAGCGTGTCTTGGAACGTGCACGCGACTTTGTGGCCCGTGTCCAACAAGGGTCCGTGGACGAGCAAGTCGAGTCAGAGGAGGATGAGTGAATCCATATACATTCGCACCTATGTAGAAGTTAAAGCAATGGACCGTCTTCTTCTGTGGCATGGTAGCCTGCacggcgcatggcgcctagcacgcgccgtgcatgcgcaaggTCTTTCTCGAGCTTAAGCACTTCGACTTGCTGCTCCATTTCACGCACCTTGAACTCGTGCGTGGCCATGCGAGAATAGTCCACATCCTCCATCATATCTTGCTTTTCCGTGAGCATGCGGACCTGCTTAACCAACGCGCGGCATGCATCTGTTACCGCCTTGGCAGCCTTTtcgaggcgctcctgcGTCTGTGACATAAACTCACTCTTGACTCTTGAGGCGGCCACCAGCTGGACCGTGGCAGCGCTGACTTCATTTGATGCGACAATCAATTGCTCAAGACTGTGTGTGCCCATAATCACACCATCGGCGGCCTCAATAAGCATCGTCGACGCAAAGGCGAcagcacgcgcggcagAGATCAGGCCTTCTGTCCAACGATTGTTCTTCTTGTAGAACTGCTGCGCCGAGCTCGTACCGCGTCCGCGTGCGACAATCTCTTCCTGGCTCTCGGTAGAGGCGCGGATCAAAACACCAATCGCACGCATGatggccatggccgccTCGAGAATGGTGTCGTGCACCTGAAGCTCTGTAGGCGTATAACGAGATGATGTTCTGTCGCGCCCCAGTAGCGTTTGCAAACGCTGTGTCGCCTGCTCAATGGTACTAGCCACTGATATCATCTCACGCTCAATAATATCACCAAGCTCTCCGCCTTGCAGTTGCGAAGGACGCTGGCCTACCAGGCTCTGCGCGCTATCCGCAAGGCGACCAAGTGCCGTACTGACTTGAGCATTTtgctgcacggccacaTTGGTACGTTGCTGGGATGTCATGCCGGCAAGACGGTAGGATTGAATGTTCAAAAAGAAGCGCAGTAGAATATGGCCGGCATCAACAGCTACGCTCGTGAGGCGGTCCATAGCCTCTTCTGACTTGCAAAAGCGCAAAATACCTTTGACGTTCACGAGAGAATCGCACATGGCCTGTGCTAGTTGATTCGCACTTTTAATCACATTCACATGATCACCACCCACCTCTTGCTGTTCAACAAACAAAGAGAATACGGCCGTAAATTCGTTGGACGATGCTTGTGCTTTTTCGATGAGGGATAAAACATACTCGGGCGTAGATGCCGTCATGGCCGCAGAAGAAGGCGTTTCCAGTTCATACAGTGCATCATCAAGTTTATCCGCACACGCCTGCAGAATCGAGTCGATAATGGCACTGAGCTTCTTGGAGTTATCTAAGATAATGGTATCAATCTGCGCGTTGAGTGCTTCGTCCGCTGTGCCCTGATCAACGTGCATTTCTTTCATCTGGCGAATAGTCGAGTCCATTCCCTCCTGCAAAATGAGCGCTTCGGCATCCTTtgcctcgagctgcgcttTGTGAGAAGCAAGCGCCTCCTCCAATTCGGCGATTTGGGCATTCATACGGGTCATGATACTCGACACTTCCGTGCTGCGTGCTTGGACTGCATCCTCCGCCCGCTCCTCAGCGAAGCGTAATTCTCGCTTGAGTCGTTCCACTTCTTCTCGCTCACCACCACGAGCTCGGTCCAGCTCCAGACGAGCCCGGTCTCGCTCACGGATCATGTCGGACATTTCGAGGTTCTTGGCTTTGATGTCGCGttccatgcgctccatTTTGTTGATGACCTCCTGCGCACTGCCAGCCTTAATTTGTGTTTGCTTATACTTGTTTAGAAGCTCCAAGTGCTCGTTACGCAGCTGCGAGTACAATTTGGCCAAAGCTTCATACTTTTTGCG
It includes:
- a CDS encoding bacterial leucyl aminopeptidase, which produces MWYVRVVALLVLLSTYVLSTPLGVQQAYTIQSNISHEEYTIYRNAPLLTSWSMRHLELSDGRIMRVPELYKTWLRYRGIRFIDVTDTKVHAVIEGDEAPTYPTKVRFDAELERAFQYVCEAGPRSDLKKLTSFFTRYYRSHTGYLSQKWLQSQVGLLAGMLEAHTSIKVFQHPWPQSTIILHVKGSNETLTEERGVTILGAHQDSVNFVPVFAAPGADDDGSGTVTLLETLRALGKAGWKPASDVEFHWYSAEEGGLLGSQAVVDDYVRRHIRVYAMMQQDMTAYVKSDTKERFGLVTDYVSPKLTQFLELLAKHYSDIPMVHTKLHYGASDHASWTRAGWPSAFVMEAPFEDCNLRMIHTSLDRYDIPGFSFPHLLRFVKLSMAFVVELAEWA
- a CDS encoding rRNA biogenesis protein RRP5, with the protein product MKRSSSSPGSGESQRKRKASSSNEAVVAPNVAARPQLPTSFPRGGGTGLTPVEYRQSVLEGRKESAATDDLFQESMSASKKMRGTKRKKEKKALAKAEASKDRIRVELLNYKRLLPGTKILCNIQAIHPLALVVSMCDQMLGHIPVTSVSEKLTERLQNALDQDDEDNEEEDEEDEDEEDGPPELPDIFSVGQWVRASVESVTSIGSKRQWGMGREGGEYERESQRVQLTMEPRIVNEGIRADDLSEGYLLSATVQSREDYGYSLDLGVSDDVHGFIPTKEILRVGAVLLVQVASVDGRAVKCKQVQQAAPAPVSTPPSQSAILPGLPVKALITSHVPQGLCVKLFGMLDGTIDSFHLPRDVDEKDLAPGKKVIARVLWNMPGDFEQAQEASVDAVGARRIGLSCAPHVCSMEAPLVNAKPLTEAFPIGTPLRVRVVTVFREWGLVCQVIGHDVGAFVHISFVSDEHVDALSATAGPWCVGTEHQARVTGHALTDRLLMISLQASVLEKEFMRVSEVPLGRVVRVSIRKVTPKAIFVRLNGNVDGVVFPLHFSDVRLTHPEKKFKPNLELKARIIHTDPMRNRIVLSFKRSLVTSELPLVAHMNEAKVGVITNAVVLRHLQASILVELGGTLRAVIPFSEASATTMLSEQLQQLYPAGKVVKVRITKVEPETGRIMASIKQTSPEFLQHLNVEAVQVGESVKARFVSAQDGVAITLLEPSSTRALLALSNLAQQRNTTVDELEASLEEGELLEDLYVVSKHAAKGFVVLSHEKPVSKKHIQPGDVYEGCVVQRQDEHLFCHVALKGTSCRARLHITECLDDLTKARLPEVGEHVTCCVLRARKGGNEADVSIRPSRLTSDAQVKDPAIGSSDQLEAGMHLHGIVKAITNHGVYVALGPHTDGRVMIKELFDEYIKDFRSQFHVGECVRGTVLHVEPNGQVEMSLKKSRLGQAVVQDVFADLQVGQKVAARVRATAEYGVFLKIDGTDISGLCHKSELSDNKTSDAVRAFAVGDRVKAVILKLDHEKKRISFGLKPSYFADEDFDDEEDEQEEDSDEEDEDDEDDDEDDEEEEVAHSLVDDEAEDEDEDGDEDEDENGDEDGEDDEDEDNEDLVDLMDDEDDDEDSMDDDVDESMGDLDPNDDVTKNHVDEAESDGDDGDDALPARSIQEGFRWGAPEQESEDDSDEDELDKSTRPAKKAKSDDITADLSAKKLDSATDFERVLLGSPNSSYLWIQFMTFYLQLGDVDKARQVARRAIKVIHYREEQEKLNVWMALLNIENLYGSPETLDAVFKEAVLCNDALEVHMRLLSIFEHGDKVDEALALFPRTAKKFGFVPDVWIRWYEFLLQHERSDDAHALVSRSLQSLDRTKHLRALTAYALAEYKLGDVEHARTLFETLVERYPKRSDLWWQYVDQEVRLENIEGARSLMERCLVARKHTTKQIKALLQKWLVIEKRIGDQAGVQRVLERARDFVARVQQGSVDEQVESEEDE
- a CDS encoding Src like adaptor protein — translated: MSRYSDSFIGGALRPLDRDKAEQELAVHLRKATSPEETSPKQKHVRKCIVYTWDHKSSQSIWSGLRSLPIMNDDIQTFKALIVVHKILQEGHPVVLREAQSQMGWLDTCARMSSTSPRNYSQLIQAYVSFIHAKLRFHRMHKEFNGLFEYEEYISLKNIDNPDEGYETIIELMNLQDRIEKFQSLVFSTLRGRTNECQISSLVPLVKESYGIYKFLTSMLRAMHRRTDAIDALEPLRGRYQHQHYALRRFYFECASLKYLTSLINVPKLNSEPPNLLNSPDDHSREPLQLPPREPTPPSTPAGPTQSEIDEQARLLKEFEDKQRALKESEAAEARRIEEQALLREREFARKQAAQADEQRLAQEQLIRSQEINQIHGRAAEIERDLLFMRGQYERDQLMLQQYDMRVKALEMELAAAGQNVHAQMAGKDDMLQQLQEQVETWRKKYEALAKLYSQLRNEHLELLNKYKQTQIKAGSAQEVINKMERMERDIKAKNLEMSDMIRERDRARLELDRARGGEREEVERLKRELRFAEERAEDAVQARSTEVSSIMTRMNAQIAELEEALASHKAQLEAKDAEALILQEGMDSTIRQMKEMHVDQGTADEALNAQIDTIILDNSKKLSAIIDSILQACADKLDDALYELETPSSAAMTASTPEYVLSLIEKAQASSNEFTAVFSLFVEQQEVGGDHVNVIKSANQLAQAMCDSLVNVKGILRFCKSEEAMDRLTSVAVDAGHILLRFFLNIQSYRLAGMTSQQRTNVAVQQNAQVSTALGRLADSAQSLVGQRPSQLQGGELGDIIEREMISVASTIEQATQRLQTLLGRDRTSSRYTPTELQVHDTILEAAMAIMRAIGVLIRASTESQEEIVARGRGTSSAQQFYKKNNRWTEGLISAARAVAFASTMLIEAADGVIMGTHSLEQLIVASNEVSAATVQLVAASRVKSEFMSQTQERLEKAAKAVTDACRALVKQVRMLTEKQDMMEDVDYSRMATHEFKVREMEQQVEVLKLEKDLAHARRVLGAMRRAGYHATEEDGPLL